The genomic window AAGAGGAAGAACAAGACGAatcagagaagagaagaagaaaaaaaatggaacaTAATTTTATAAAATACGGGTCTGGGAGAAATTTTCTCAGAAAAAATGAGTGCACCCGTGACTTTTTCTGAACGTGGATTTTTCAGGGGAGAGAAATAGAAAAATGGGTTTGTCGGTAGTTTTCACTTGCGGAAATGAAAGGAACCCACCCAGCTTCAATTTTAAGCCCTCGTATACCTAAGCTATGTCTTAGTGCTTAATATCCACATGAACCCTTATCATCTTTCCCATTTCCAATACGATCAGAAGCTAACACTTTCCTCTCATACCGAAAACCACCAATCTCAGTTTCCCCATCGTACTCTCTGATGCCCCATTTTATTTCCTGCCATCTTGTCCTCTCTCGAGAAAATCATGGCAACTCCTTCCTCTCGAGCCTCCAAATTGAGTTTGTCAATCAAGAATAGGTTGTATTCTCAAGAAGCGAGCAGAAATTGTCTAAATTCCAGTTCTCTGCAACACCAATAAAGACATCAAGGAAGTGACAACATTAGGGTGGCTGGTCATAATGAAGTCTATCCAAAAAATGGTGAGTTTCAAGAACGTCTAATCTCCCAATTTCAGACAGAAATTGTCACACATTTTGGGGATAAACTTTGTGTAAAAATTAGGGTCAGGGTTGTGCTTCAAAGACAAGGTCAGGAGGCGTTGTACAAGCAGCAGGCGTGATAAGCTAGGTCTGAATTTGTTGTTTCTTCAAACACCAACAAAAGCAGCAGCAAGAATGGCAAACGAAAGGTCTGAATTTTTAGTTCTCTAGAACATGAACATCATCAGATAACTAGCTAGTGGAAGTAATAGGATGGCTGTAAACTGAAAACTCCGTCAGTGGTGAGTTCCAAAATCATCAAATACCTGAATTTCTTATTGTGTATCTGTTGGTTGTGTGGATTGGAATTTGGGGGAGAAAtttttgtataaataggggttgTCATGATGTATTAAGGGTATGCAGCGAGTGTGGTTTGAAATACTCCAATTAGTTCTCTTTGTGGTGCTCTTGAGAAAATCAGTTGGATAAATATTAGAGTACAATTGCATCAATGGTTTTATCTATAACTGAACTTAACTTGTTTCCTGattttatcatgttctaatttcttaAGCTAGGGATGAGATGAAGCCCTTAGCTTACTGCTAGTTGCTTATGTTGATGAAAATGTTCTTGTAGAGCTTAATTGAATAGGATTCAGTTTAGTCTTCATGTTGCAACTTATAACTTTCACCTAGTATGTCTTGCATCCTAGGTTGTTAGAACAATTATTTGTTGTTGCATCAACTCATGCTTCATTGGCTGTTTTCAGTTTGTGATTAGTTGTGACATAATAAGACAACTAATACTAGGAATTGATACCTTATTTGTGACTAAAATATCCATTTGAAATCGCCTTAGATACGCGGCAGACTCGACTCTTCACCGTTATCTGTTGTAAGGACAAGAATAGTTTCATTGGCTAAAGTAGTATCTAGTGTGGGTTATGTGATAGATTCAATTGCCCTAGAACTCCCTACCTGACTGTTTTACAACTCTTATTGCATCCATATTTCCATTTCACTTTTCTATTTTGATCTTTGCCAACATCTAGTCGTTTCGACAAACTCTTTGATTTGAATCAGTATTAGTTAGGCTTAGAAATTCAACTTCACACCAACCTAGTGTCTGTGCATTCTACCTGTATTTTCCATGTTTTACATagtagacattgtgcacttgcagtttaatacAATTGTAGGTATCTTTCATAATCCTACCACAATTCGATTGCGCCAGCTGGATTTGGAATTCAGCTTCTTTGAGGAGTTCTGGAAGATGGTAAAAAGTTTGCTTATGCCATTGCTGTAGAGCTTTGGTTGTATCTTGCAATTTGGTGTATAGATTAGTTTCCACATCTGCGGTTTCGTGTAGTTTCCAGGCTGTGATAACCATGTCTTCCATTTGAGGATGTAGAAACCATAAATGTTCTATTATGAAGTTCTTTGAGTTCCTTCTTACCATGGATGTTTCTTATAGTAGAATTGGTGCATGGTCTGAACCAATTCTTGGCAGCTGTTTGAGCAATGCATGGGGTTGGTTGTCTATCCATTGTTGGGTTACAAGACCTCTATCCAGTGCAATTTGGTTATTTGTCCACGTGTATTCATCTCCCTGAAACCCTAAATCAATAAGGGCATTGTCATTGATGAAATTATTGAAAATTATGACCTGACTATTTGTCACTGgtcttcctcttttcttctcaTGTTGTGCAACAACTTCACTAAAGTCTCCCATTAAGAGCCATGAGATAGTTGGTTTTGTAATGATGTTGTCAAAATTTTGCCAAAAAGCCATTCTTGGTGTTGGTTGTGGAGGTCCATAAATTCGAGTGAACATCCATGGTTGTGCAGATTGTGATTGAGTAGTCCTAATGTAAGCATGGATAACATTTTTATTTGCTACTAAGACTGAGGCATTAAGGTGGGATGTCCACATCAAGCAGAGGTCACTCTTATGTCCCAAACAAGGTACAGTAAAAGACCCCAAAAAACCTAGCGAAGTTTGCAAAAAAGACATATGTGAAGTATAAGTTAATGTTTCAGACAAAAAAATAGTTTTGGTCTAAATTTGCATGTGTAGTGACGTAATTTAGAGACTGTCAAGGTATTATGGATACCTTGACAGTTTCAGGCTATGTAACTCATTTCCTGCCCAACACCTCGCAAAACTGTTTGTGATTCAGCTAGGTCAGTCCCTTCATCAAAGGAGAGTCTCTAAGCTGGTCTGGTGGAAGTGGTTGAATGACTGATTCCATTGTTCTTGTTCACCGGTATAGCCAAATGTTGCATCTGTGCTGAAATGTTTTCAGGAGAAGGATGAGCATGCTGTTGTGGATGGTGTGCTCTTGTGCTTCTGGGTTTCCTACTTCTTGGAGTATGTATTTCAAATGCCAGTGCTTTGGTTctagttggttgttgttgttccagTTGTGCTATGGAAGCATATTTTTTTGCTTATGCCGGTGCTGGTTGTGCTGCAAAGTCAGGTGTATCTGGAAGCATGAGATGTTCTGGAAGCTTTATAGGTGTTTTGATAGTCCTTCGCTTGTAGGTCCTCAGAGGTTTCATGATTTCATGGTGGTTCTCTGGTCCCGCATTGGTAGTGACTATTACTTCTGGCCTTCCATTAACATTGTGAACCAGCACGTTCACCTTTGCATCTATGCACTGTAACACACTCAGTAGCACTTTAGTATAATCAGAAGTGAAAAGAGCTAACATTCTGTTGATACCCGGTTTTTCCTTTTGATGTGTTGTAAATGATGGGCATATATCATGTTGGTGACCCGACGACCCGGATTCAATTGTTTGGGTTTCAGTAGATTGGGTTTTTCCTTTGCCTTTGCTGCTGGGCTTTTGTATGGTGTTTGTAGTAGCCTGGTTGTGGTGTTTCTCCACATGTGTGGCTAATTTGATTGGACTTTGATTTGGCATGGACAACGTGTCCATGTATGGACCCTTCTGGTCTGATTTTGTTCCGACATTCTTTAAGCCTGCAACACTTTTTTCAGGAGATTTTGCATGCGCATGATCTTTAATGTTCTGTATATTTGCGGCTTCGTTGGATGGTTTGTAGCATCGATTTTGTCAGATTTTGTTTGTGGATAAACATGGTTCCAAGCTAGGCCACGCCGAGTCATTTCTTCAGATTGTGAGTCGGGAACGTTGTTGAGTTAGCTAGATCGCTAACCCTAGCCGCCTATGCATCCGTCTGAGGTAACTCCCTATTTTGTTCTGCCATGTTTGCCCCATGTTGCTATTAAGTTTGTTGCATCTTCTGGTGTTCTAGTGCATGTTCTTTCCTTGCATCTTCACGAATCGACGAAGTTTCTCCTATGAACTGGTTTGGTGTTATGTGTTCCTGCATGTAGTTTATCCTTGGAGATTTTGATGGTGCAGCCTTCATCTTAGCGTTGAGTTTTCCATAAGGAAAGTTTGGAAATTTGTTGTTACCCATTGCATGTCTATCCCCAGAAAATTTGTGCAGTCTTTGAAGACATGCCTTGGAAAACCACAGAGAAAACATAAAACCGGTATATTTTCATAAGAGAATGAACCCACACACCTTTTCTGATGATGAGCATCACTCCTGGCATAAATGGTTTGTTGAGATCTATCATGACATAGACTCTTGGTGGAAGGCTAGAAAGGTCGATTTGAAGTATTGTCTCAGTTTCCGACTTTTTTATGAGTTCATACAGTGATTTTTCATCAGCAAAATATCTgggtgatgtgatttcaaattgagttgtagtaaaaagttcgttgagacttgtgaaagcaaaagattttagatttaatgaaatttaaaaacaaacaaaacttaattcaagattattaggaataaccaagacactgattccactatcacacgtgaataaattatggcaaataatacaaaaactctaattatcttttaagtcccttatttcttaattcacaaataatcaaacaaatcctcaaatatcaattgtattccctaatcttagattatcaattgactaaacaaagtataacctatcagattgaatcacaactaattaagaaaattatgcaaacaatttaaaactctgcaaaagcagtgattgagtgaattataaattataaattagagaaaataaaatagttaccaattattcatgcgtaaatagcttcctcattgccttggttgtgggagatttagctcattatcatgttggaaacacgctcaaaagttgatttcattgctcaaatggtgtttacaaatgaagaaaagggagaaacaatgataaccgggtttgcaacagttataagtgttacaaactgaaaagaacgatacagaggatgtgtcattgttactgtagctctaagactgtcgctgagcagttgcaaatactgtagcaaaaacgactgcttctgtgggtcaatgttcttcgtgttcttcaatggcagcagcagcagcagttttctctggtgatcgtgtttcgcctttgtgatgttccaaagccttcccaaactctccgtccaccCTCTAAGACATCCTAGAACCTTATATATACTCGACCGGACCAAGGATTACTCCTCATAACTCCAAAATATCTCCCATAACACGTaggtaagaaaaatattctcgggttgttttctttcctttcttgcctgCGCCATGCATCTGTAGATGTCAATTATGCGTATAATCTCTTTTCTTAACTCCACAATTCCTCTGTTGCGACTCAGCATACTCCAAAAGCACACAGAACATGTTATGAACACACAGAACCCGTGAAGAACTCGTGTCCTCTGTTTGCTTCCACACGAGATTGTAGCCAAATTTAGACGAATCCAACTGGCATACCAGTCCTGTTTAATCGAAAAAGGATATCTCCAACCAATTCACAcgctttaatctccctaaaactcgccaaaaatcccACCAGAAGTTATGATGTTGTCTGGAAAGTCATTAACAGAGACCGAAAATTCTCACTCTCTGTTTTTCTTCTCCCGGCTTATCCATCCCAACTGGATCAAATCCATCgagcataccaagcctgttaagaCGAAACAGGCCTATCACAATAGgttccagtgattgaatctctttaaatctAGTCCAGgagatgaaccctaatttcagccAGCTTCACAcactgttttcccgccaaaaatattcaAATCGTGGGGAAGAAAGGGTTTCCCCCTATCCATAGTAGGGTGTGAATAGCAGGTGGATATCTTAGGGTGCAAATAGTGTTcgagatgccccttagtaattgagttccccttagccaaaactGGGGTCTGAATAGAAAATCTCCttcggggtccaaatagcacttttcgagcaactttttccacacaagtgtatttctctaaaaacacctacaaacacataaaacaccataataagcacacaatcaagcactaacaatggagacactgaggacaattcagacacaaaaatgtgcctatcaaaatacccccaaacttattatttgctagtcctcgagcaaaaataatctagaaaataaaatgactacacttagcacgtgcagcaagccgttaaaccgctaggtgtacctagcggcggagtgttgtctccggagggtttaccagaggtgtacccacaaaacctttactccagaacctagctatctacgtagaaccttgtaaggcactaaagaatctccttggttggcatacaaacattgactataggaggaagtaccctgatgcgaatttccaattgatgtacacgagtttgcactcagcatactataattcatatataagtgacagagctctactcagatagtttctagaaatcataaccggagtcaaccaatcaaatggaaagattaagagaatggataaagagaaaaagtagatggttaaagtgaacggtgtttcccatatctatctgaaggcctctgccaagatgatcctatcctaatggactgagataccggtctgactaatatcaacacaactggcatatacaaggggaccagtggtcgataaacctaactctaggtcaacacaactggcatatacaagggcacctgtggtcgactttattgaatttattctggttggtctgatggtctagtctcaaaccttttttttatttcaatcactctaattcaccaagcaatggtaacaacttgagtcgtgtgccccaccaaatcacttaagaaataaaaacagaagggattaggattcaacgagttatggcgaaactaccatgttttttttattataacacctgagctctgtgcttttatgaatagacactctttagatttttcatctaatcagattggttcctcaactcctacaaccaagatgttcccatccacttagattggttagtgtcaaccttaataagcataaatttctaggctctggagtttatttattgcaactaaaagctaacaaaaagtttcttccccacccccaaacttaaatctaacattgtcctcaatgtttctaatgaaatagcaataccaaaaagcaaagtaacatgaggaatcagtaaagagagaagtcggaaagatagtacctgggtgaatagagaaatcaaaaactaatatacaacatacaatcgcctcgatggtcaatcaagggtaaacagggtcctccagagggacctcctcaacatcacctgtaggaaagggctctaaaaagggttttaatctctgaccgttaaccttcgaagaactactaccatctggtgtctcgatctcaacagctccatgagtaaaaacagtgcgaacaataaaaggacccgtccaccgagaacgtaacttcccagggaaaaggtgcaagcgggtatcatacagaagaactttttgacctggagaaaatgactttcttaaaatattattatcatacacaagtttcattttgttcttatactccttcacaCTATCGTAAGTATCTAtgagaatctcttccaactcattgagctggagtttcctatgggctcctgccttgtcaagtgaaaaatttagctgcttaacagcccaataagctctctgttctaactcaacaggtaaatgacatgtctTTCCATACACAAGACGATAAGGAGACATTCCTATGGGGGTATTAAACGcaatacggtaagcccataaggcatcagtaagcctagacgaccagtctttccgattaggattaactgttttctctaatatacgctttatctccctattggaaacctctacctgaacactagtctgtggatgatatggggtagctaccttatgtgtaataccatatttcttcatcaaaagcctaaaaggtacattacaaaagtgcgaccctccatcattaattatagctcgcggtgtaccaaaacgtgtaagtataatatttttcaagaactcaatcacaaccctatggtcattggttttacacgcaaccgccgcaatccacttagagacatagtctacaacgacaaggatgtataagttaccaaaagaattaggaaacgtacccataaagtcaataccccatacatcaaagacctcaacaactaaaatagggttcaaggacatcatgttcctacgggaaatggttcctaatttctggcaatgttcacaagtaacacagtaactgtgggagtgtttaaacaacgaaggccaatagaatccacactgcaatattttagcagcaatcttcttagcactaaagtgacccccacaatcatgatcatgacaaaaggaaataatactggactggtcactctcaggtatacatctcctaataatctggtctggacaatacttaaacaaataaggatcatcccaaaagaagtgtttcacctcggctaaaaaactagaacgatcttgtttaccccaatgttggggcattcgaccagtaacaagataattcactatattcacatagcaaggtgcttgggtaacaaagaacagttgttcatcaggaaaactatccctaacaggaggagaatcattaagggtatccacaacaagcctaaacAAATGGTCTGCTACTATATTTTatgcacctttttttatctctaatgtcaaaggaaaattcctgcaacaataggatccatctaatcaatctaggtttagtatccttcttggaaagaagatacttcaaagcagcatgatcagtaaagattatgaccttagaacctaagaggcaagatctaaacttgtctaaggcaaacacaatagctaatagttccttctccgtagtggtacagttcaactgggcatcattcagagttttgctagcatagtaaatcacatgaagtaacttattttctcgctgacctagaacaacaccaatatcataatctgaagcatcacacatgatctcaaagggtaggttccagttgggtgcctggactatgggggcggtagtgagtaaattcttaagcttctcaaaagcgtctaaacaagcatcataaaagacaaacttaacgtcttttgcaagcaaattgcaaagaggtctagaaatcaagctaaaatccttaatgaatcgacgataaaaacatgcattccctaagaatgacctaatatctcttacggtttttgggacctgtaaagttttaatgaggtcaactttggctctatctacctctatacccttagaagatatgatatgccctagaaaaattcatgaacaaaccatgaagtgacatttctcccaattaagcactaaattcttttccttacacctagtcaaaactaatgacaaatgatgcaagcactcatcgaaagatgaaccaaacactgaaaaatcatccataaagacctctaagaaccgttctaccatgtcagaaaatatgctcagcatacaacactgaaaggtcgcaggggcattacatagcccgaaaggcatgcgtctatacgcaaaggtaccaaagggacaggtaaaagtggttttttaTTGGTCTTAtggggctatgacaatctgattataaccgcagtatccatctaaaaagcaataatgtctacgtccatctaatctctctagcatttggtcgatgaagggaaggggaaagtggtccttcctggtgaccttgttcaatttcctatagtcaatacagacacgccaacccgtggtcaaccaggttgggattaactcattgttgtcattctggactacagtaataccggatttcttgggaacaacctgaacggggctgacccacttactgtctgaaatgggatagataa from Papaver somniferum cultivar HN1 unplaced genomic scaffold, ASM357369v1 unplaced-scaffold_19, whole genome shotgun sequence includes these protein-coding regions:
- the LOC113338912 gene encoding uncharacterized protein LOC113338912, with amino-acid sequence MWTSHLNASVLVANKNVIHAYIRTTQSQSAQPWMFTRIYGPPQPTPRMAFWQNFDNIITKPTISWLLMGDFSEVVAQHEKKRGRPVTNSQVIIFNNFINDNALIDLGFQGDEYTWTNNQIALDRGLVTQQWIDNQPHALLKQLPRIGSDHAPILL